A genomic segment from Nodularia sphaerocarpa UHCC 0038 encodes:
- a CDS encoding acyl-CoA thioesterase, which produces MSEKQPIAGQLPPTSAIDLPSNSEFESWFEYPVRVQPHHTDYAGIVWHGTYLTWMEEARVECLRSIGIDFADLVALGCDLPVVELSVRYHRSIQLGKAVIVKTRMTEVTGVRMNWDYAIVSIDGQELYVTAKVTLVALDRERGKIMRQLPASVKNALAKIYPLPNN; this is translated from the coding sequence ATGTCGGAAAAACAACCAATTGCCGGACAATTACCACCAACTAGCGCCATTGACCTGCCATCGAACAGCGAATTTGAGAGTTGGTTTGAATATCCAGTCAGAGTGCAACCCCATCATACTGACTATGCAGGTATTGTCTGGCATGGTACTTATTTAACTTGGATGGAAGAAGCTAGGGTAGAGTGTTTGAGATCAATTGGCATTGATTTTGCTGATTTAGTGGCTTTAGGCTGCGATTTACCAGTAGTAGAACTTTCAGTACGCTATCACCGTTCAATTCAGTTAGGTAAGGCTGTAATAGTCAAAACACGCATGACTGAAGTGACTGGTGTCCGCATGAACTGGGATTATGCTATTGTCTCAATTGATGGACAGGAACTATATGTCACAGCTAAAGTGACATTAGTAGCATTAGATCGCGAAAGAGGTAAAATAATGCGTCAACTACCTGCAAGTGTTAAGAACGCGTTAGCTAAGATTTACCCGTTACCCAATAATTAA
- a CDS encoding M48 family metallopeptidase, which yields MPTYKGISSEAFRHPLDRQAEEALRNLPGFDLIARKFVEFVYERPQLVYLMGNAIQVGPRQYSTIYQIFRECVRDLDIYPEPALFVVQNPQANSYALGQENPYIVINTGILDLLDEAEIRAVLAHELGHIKCGHTILIQMAMWAMSAASALGELTFGIGNFVSQALIYAFFEWRRKAELTADRAALLVMDDLNIVMSSMMKVSGGSIKYAHECSLQEFMKQSENYHALDDDGLNQVYKFLIYNGAQGTMLSHPFPVERLRYLQEWSVSEEYKQIRRGNYQRTASGAVNVAAETSPEEVETLRKQIEELQQEINKMKKSE from the coding sequence ATGCCAACATACAAAGGAATCTCCAGCGAAGCCTTCAGGCATCCACTGGATCGCCAAGCCGAAGAAGCTTTACGAAATTTACCAGGATTTGATTTAATAGCTCGTAAATTTGTGGAATTTGTCTACGAACGCCCTCAGTTAGTCTATCTAATGGGCAACGCCATCCAAGTAGGGCCGAGGCAATATTCCACTATTTACCAGATTTTCCGCGAATGCGTGCGGGATTTGGACATTTACCCAGAACCTGCGCTATTTGTCGTGCAGAACCCCCAAGCCAATAGTTATGCCCTGGGGCAAGAGAATCCTTACATAGTCATCAATACAGGGATACTAGACTTACTCGACGAAGCCGAGATTCGGGCAGTGTTAGCCCATGAACTGGGGCATATTAAATGTGGTCATACTATTTTAATTCAAATGGCGATGTGGGCGATGAGTGCTGCTTCCGCCTTGGGAGAATTAACCTTCGGTATTGGCAATTTTGTCTCTCAAGCTTTGATTTATGCCTTTTTTGAATGGCGACGCAAAGCCGAATTAACCGCAGATCGGGCGGCTTTGTTAGTGATGGATGACTTAAATATTGTCATGTCATCCATGATGAAAGTTTCAGGCGGCAGTATAAAATATGCTCATGAATGCAGTTTACAGGAGTTTATGAAGCAGTCAGAAAATTATCATGCACTGGATGACGATGGACTGAATCAGGTTTATAAATTCTTGATTTACAATGGCGCTCAAGGTACAATGTTGAGCCATCCTTTCCCTGTGGAACGCCTGCGGTATTTACAGGAATGGTCAGTATCAGAAGAATACAAGCAAATTCGCCGAGGAAACTACCAGCGAACAGCATCCGGTGCGGTAAATGTTGCCGCCGAAACCTCCCCAGAGGAAGTAGAAACCTTGCGGAAACAAATTGAAGAATTGCAACAAGAAATTAACAAAATGAAAAAATCTGAGTAG
- a CDS encoding sigma-70 family RNA polymerase sigma factor, translating to MQIPHFPEANHPLVKSLFHHSDQELLSLFQSYPDAGKYFTVIFCRYSPIVYTLIQHSARSPVQADYLFALTWKHIYYELGGLNLADSSSSPEALTLQNWLINITAFCINEIQLPPTEAIHYSLSATSPPLWCYVEQALDQLPPMLRLMVLMAQTFHWSETRIAAYLQAEGEKISPLEVANFLQEGYSMLEDKLPADIRFIYLGEDFVQS from the coding sequence ATGCAAATTCCCCATTTTCCCGAAGCTAATCACCCGCTAGTGAAGTCGCTGTTTCATCACAGTGATCAGGAACTGCTGAGTCTATTTCAGAGTTATCCTGATGCTGGTAAGTATTTTACGGTGATTTTTTGCCGTTATAGCCCTATAGTCTACACCTTGATTCAGCATTCAGCGCGATCGCCTGTGCAGGCAGATTATTTGTTTGCTTTAACTTGGAAACATATCTATTACGAACTCGGTGGACTCAATTTAGCTGATTCTTCATCCAGCCCAGAAGCTTTAACTTTGCAAAATTGGCTGATTAATATCACCGCTTTCTGTATCAATGAGATTCAACTACCACCAACCGAAGCCATTCATTATTCTTTGTCAGCCACTTCCCCACCGCTATGGTGCTATGTAGAACAGGCGTTAGATCAACTACCACCTATGTTGCGCTTAATGGTTTTAATGGCTCAAACTTTCCACTGGAGTGAAACCAGAATTGCGGCTTACCTGCAAGCCGAAGGAGAAAAAATATCGCCGCTCGAAGTAGCCAATTTTCTCCAGGAAGGCTATTCTATGCTAGAGGACAAATTACCAGCAGACATCCGCTTCATCTACTTGGGCGAAGATTTTGTGCAATCATAG
- a CDS encoding DUF29 domain-containing protein: MYTSHRYEADFYGWTQEQINLLQNQQWDKLDTFNLIEEIATLGRRERQELRNRLGLLLGHLLKWQFQAEKRSNSWLGTIREQRVQIRLLLQDSPSLKPYLAQVFPDAYELGLALAIRETQLGEQVFPEICPYTLEETLNPDFFAEMN, encoded by the coding sequence ATGTACACCTCACACCGATATGAAGCGGATTTCTATGGTTGGACTCAAGAGCAAATTAATTTGCTTCAGAATCAACAATGGGATAAATTAGATACTTTTAACCTGATTGAAGAAATTGCTACTTTGGGCAGAAGAGAACGGCAAGAACTGAGAAATCGGTTAGGGTTGTTATTAGGACATTTATTAAAATGGCAGTTTCAAGCAGAGAAACGCAGCAATAGTTGGTTAGGTACAATTCGAGAACAACGTGTGCAAATTAGGCTATTGCTGCAAGATAGCCCTAGTTTAAAACCCTATTTAGCTCAAGTTTTTCCCGATGCGTATGAATTAGGATTAGCTTTAGCAATTCGAGAGACTCAATTGGGTGAACAGGTATTTCCAGAAATATGTCCTTACACTCTAGAAGAAACACTAAACCCTGATTTTTTCGCAGAAATGAATTAA
- a CDS encoding FdhF/YdeP family oxidoreductase — protein MSAEKTPDVGGGMSVIKYWAEKSISADGVQVWQKLFHKSACLSCAWGTGGQKGGFVNEDGEVLQRCAKSVEAIASELQAETTFETQYNLCQLQQLNSQAANNLGRLSHPLILRSGSSHYERISWDEVYQIAETAFQKPPQKLASYSSGRSSNEAAFLLQLMMRSLDSNNLADCSDLCHAASTVGLNQTFGSGTSTVSLESLKQADCIVLIGSNAPANHPRLMNELIKLRERGGKVIIVNPTVEVGLVKFSSPAYPIKSLLAGGSEISSLYLQPIPGSDVALFVGIQKALIAENLIKSDFLRAYTEDWENIIQNAQTTPWETITATCGISQAEIIAAARIIGTSTGVVFAWAMGVTQQENGVDNIHSIANTALLTGNIGKPGAGTMPIRGHSNVQGFGSMGVTINLKKEIQQALEKLLQRPLSRIPGYDTRALITAAERGEVDTLICLGGNLYAANPDLNQAKRALGKITTIFYVATKPNMGHFHGLAQQNTIILPVFTRFENPHKTTTESGNNFVRLNDAGKTHLKTADLISEIELITEIAHRVLGDTPINWRRLQDPKYIRELIAKTIPGYEKIAEIDKTGEEFTIAGRILDTPKFATSTGKAKMFVTALPKLNLPNKADFGFTESTPGIVLILGTGRSYSQHNTVVYKEGDYYRGIPHRNCILMNIQDIETAGFSEHQRVTVQGDAGKLENVEIICGDIRPGAAMMFYPEVNVIFQAKIDQRSGTPAYKRVPVFVY, from the coding sequence ATGAGTGCTGAGAAAACACCAGATGTCGGCGGCGGAATGTCTGTGATTAAATACTGGGCAGAAAAAAGCATATCTGCTGATGGTGTCCAGGTTTGGCAGAAATTATTTCACAAAAGTGCTTGTCTTTCCTGCGCGTGGGGGACAGGTGGACAAAAGGGCGGTTTTGTCAATGAAGATGGGGAAGTTTTACAACGCTGCGCTAAAAGTGTAGAAGCGATCGCCTCGGAATTACAAGCAGAAACTACGTTTGAAACCCAGTATAATTTATGCCAATTACAACAATTAAATTCCCAGGCAGCAAATAACTTAGGTAGGTTAAGTCATCCTTTAATTTTACGTTCTGGGAGTTCCCACTATGAGCGGATTTCTTGGGATGAAGTTTATCAAATTGCCGAGACAGCATTTCAAAAACCACCGCAGAAATTAGCTTCTTACAGTTCCGGGAGATCATCGAATGAAGCGGCATTTTTATTACAATTGATGATGCGATCGCTTGATTCCAATAACCTCGCCGACTGTTCAGACTTGTGTCATGCAGCTTCCACCGTCGGATTAAATCAAACGTTCGGTTCTGGAACTTCCACAGTAAGTTTAGAAAGTCTCAAACAAGCCGATTGTATAGTTTTAATAGGTTCCAACGCCCCCGCAAATCATCCCCGATTAATGAATGAATTAATCAAATTACGGGAAAGAGGCGGTAAAGTAATCATTGTCAACCCCACAGTAGAAGTTGGTTTAGTTAAATTCTCCTCCCCAGCCTATCCCATCAAATCCTTACTAGCTGGTGGTTCCGAAATCTCCTCATTGTACCTGCAACCAATACCCGGTAGTGATGTCGCTTTATTTGTCGGGATTCAAAAAGCATTAATAGCCGAAAATTTAATTAAATCAGATTTTCTCCGAGCCTATACCGAAGACTGGGAAAACATTATTCAAAATGCCCAAACTACCCCTTGGGAAACCATCACTGCAACTTGTGGGATTTCCCAAGCCGAAATCATCGCCGCCGCCCGAATAATTGGCACATCTACAGGTGTAGTATTTGCTTGGGCGATGGGAGTCACGCAACAAGAAAACGGTGTTGATAACATTCATAGTATTGCCAATACAGCCCTATTAACAGGAAATATTGGCAAGCCCGGTGCAGGTACAATGCCGATTCGCGGACATTCAAACGTCCAAGGATTTGGCTCTATGGGTGTCACCATCAACTTAAAAAAGGAAATTCAGCAAGCTTTAGAAAAACTTTTACAACGTCCTCTGAGCCGTATTCCTGGCTACGATACCAGGGCATTAATTACAGCTGCGGAAAGGGGAGAAGTTGACACATTGATTTGTTTGGGAGGAAATCTCTATGCAGCCAACCCAGATTTAAACCAAGCAAAACGCGCCTTGGGAAAAATTACCACTATTTTTTATGTTGCTACCAAACCGAATATGGGACATTTTCACGGTTTAGCCCAGCAAAATACAATTATTCTCCCAGTATTTACGCGCTTTGAGAATCCCCACAAAACCACCACTGAATCGGGTAATAATTTTGTGCGTCTCAATGATGCAGGAAAAACTCATTTAAAAACGGCTGATTTGATTTCAGAAATAGAATTAATTACAGAAATTGCCCATAGAGTTTTAGGAGATACGCCGATAAATTGGCGTAGACTTCAAGACCCAAAGTACATCCGCGAACTGATTGCGAAGACGATTCCCGGTTACGAAAAAATTGCCGAAATTGATAAAACAGGCGAAGAATTTACCATTGCTGGGAGGATTTTAGATACACCCAAGTTTGCCACATCTACAGGTAAAGCTAAGATGTTTGTGACTGCTTTACCAAAGTTAAATTTACCAAATAAAGCAGATTTTGGTTTCACAGAATCAACCCCAGGAATCGTCTTAATTTTGGGAACAGGCAGAAGTTATTCCCAACATAATACAGTTGTTTATAAAGAAGGGGATTATTATCGAGGAATTCCCCATCGTAATTGTATTTTGATGAATATTCAAGATATAGAAACAGCAGGTTTTAGCGAACATCAAAGAGTAACAGTGCAAGGTGACGCAGGTAAATTAGAAAATGTAGAAATTATTTGCGGAGACATTCGCCCAGGTGCAGCGATGATGTTTTATCCTGAAGTCAACGTAATTTTTCAAGCCAAAATAGACCAGCGTTCTGGTACACCTGCTTATAAAAGAGTGCCTGTATTTGTTTATTAA
- a CDS encoding glyoxalase-like domain protein → MVIAANVMPFLFAPLTSGSFLSSLPLDSLFSTQGIMVMLLAAYAGAMWMFLTSAPKVHTVMVSDLEIARQLYEGLLDLPAAEVPLHYYYNYEQTLGATGIDPLYMSTSPSWSNKVMNNANDGLWYQMKKNTQLHVITGASLGHKNQQRHVCFDRDCLDLILLRVEMRGLKFKIRNQKPLNFLVKDYEGRVIEIAEVAN, encoded by the coding sequence ATGGTTATAGCAGCTAATGTGATGCCTTTCTTATTCGCCCCTCTAACTTCAGGCTCTTTTTTGTCTTCCTTGCCCTTGGATAGCTTATTTTCTACCCAAGGTATTATGGTGATGTTGCTGGCGGCTTATGCCGGCGCTATGTGGATGTTTCTCACCAGTGCGCCCAAAGTACACACTGTCATGGTGTCTGACTTAGAAATTGCCCGACAGTTGTATGAAGGGCTGCTAGATTTGCCAGCCGCCGAAGTACCTTTGCACTACTACTACAACTACGAACAAACTTTAGGCGCTACTGGTATTGATCCACTTTATATGTCTACCAGTCCCAGTTGGTCGAATAAAGTGATGAATAATGCTAACGATGGGTTGTGGTATCAAATGAAAAAAAATACCCAGTTGCACGTCATTACCGGGGCTAGTTTGGGTCATAAAAATCAGCAACGTCATGTTTGTTTTGATCGTGACTGCTTGGATCTGATTTTATTACGAGTGGAAATGCGCGGTTTGAAATTCAAGATTCGCAACCAAAAGCCCCTCAATTTTTTGGTGAAGGACTATGAAGGACGGGTGATTGAAATCGCGGAAGTGGCAAATTAG
- the lysS gene encoding lysine--tRNA ligase: MSEEDIRAARLEKVNQLKQLGSNPYAYRWESTHHTAELQGKFADLPSGEEVDLDVAVAGRIMARRVFGKLAFFTLQDETGTIQLYLEKSRIQECMGEADADAFAHLKQLTDAGDILGVKGTIKRTEKGELSVYVKEYSILTKSLLPLPDKWHGLTDVAKRYRQRYVDLIVNPEVRQTFRRRAQITAGIRRYLTERDFLEIETPVLQSEAGGADARPFVTYHNTLEMQLYLRIATELHLKRLIVGGFEKVFELGRIFRNEGVSTRHNPEFTSIEVYQAYVDYNDMMALTEGIITTVAQEVLGTLQITYQGTPIDLSAPWRRVTMHDLVKEYTGLDFNSFSTLDEAKAASKNAGLHGIEDIPSMGKLLNAAFEQKIEENLIQPTFVIDYPVEISPLAKPHRSQTGLVERFELFIVGRETANSFSELTDPVDQRERLEAQAALKAAGDLEAQGVDEDFITALEYGMPPTGGLGIGIDRLVMLLTDCASIRDAIAFPLLKPEGSVIKQFSYNPQTQTLTIEFDSGSVYEYFKVPPSVKQELDNASSKGQYFNKSIKGKFKHEQLS; the protein is encoded by the coding sequence ATGTCGGAAGAAGATATCCGTGCCGCCAGGCTGGAAAAAGTCAACCAACTCAAGCAGCTAGGATCTAATCCTTACGCCTATCGTTGGGAGTCTACTCATCACACAGCCGAATTACAAGGAAAATTTGCTGATTTACCCAGTGGAGAAGAAGTTGATCTAGATGTTGCCGTTGCTGGACGCATTATGGCGCGTCGTGTTTTCGGTAAACTGGCTTTTTTCACGCTGCAAGATGAAACTGGCACTATTCAACTTTACTTAGAGAAAAGCCGTATCCAAGAATGCATGGGAGAGGCTGATGCTGATGCCTTCGCTCACCTCAAACAACTGACAGATGCAGGTGATATTCTGGGAGTCAAAGGCACTATTAAACGGACTGAAAAGGGCGAATTATCTGTTTACGTCAAAGAATACAGCATCCTGACAAAATCCTTGCTGCCTCTACCCGACAAGTGGCATGGTTTAACGGATGTGGCGAAACGCTACCGTCAGCGCTATGTTGATTTGATTGTCAATCCCGAAGTGCGGCAAACCTTCCGCCGTCGCGCCCAAATTACTGCGGGGATTCGTCGCTATTTGACAGAACGGGATTTTCTGGAAATTGAAACGCCTGTTTTGCAAAGTGAAGCTGGTGGTGCTGATGCGCGTCCGTTTGTGACTTACCACAACACCTTAGAAATGCAGTTGTATCTGCGAATTGCTACAGAACTGCATTTGAAGCGGTTGATTGTCGGTGGGTTTGAAAAGGTGTTTGAATTAGGGCGAATTTTTCGGAACGAGGGCGTATCAACTCGCCACAATCCTGAATTTACCTCAATTGAGGTTTATCAAGCCTACGTTGATTACAACGATATGATGGCGCTGACAGAGGGAATTATTACCACTGTGGCCCAAGAGGTACTCGGCACACTACAAATTACCTACCAAGGCACACCGATAGATTTATCAGCACCTTGGCGACGGGTGACGATGCACGATTTAGTTAAAGAATATACAGGCTTGGATTTTAATTCTTTTTCGACATTGGATGAAGCGAAAGCGGCGAGTAAAAATGCGGGGCTTCATGGTATAGAAGATATCCCATCAATGGGCAAACTTTTAAATGCAGCTTTTGAACAAAAGATAGAGGAAAACTTAATTCAGCCGACTTTTGTCATTGATTATCCTGTAGAAATTTCACCTTTAGCTAAACCTCATCGTTCTCAGACGGGTTTAGTAGAAAGATTTGAATTATTTATTGTGGGGCGAGAGACGGCTAACAGTTTCTCTGAGTTAACAGATCCAGTGGATCAAAGAGAACGTTTAGAAGCCCAAGCGGCGCTGAAGGCTGCTGGTGATTTAGAAGCCCAAGGTGTGGATGAAGATTTTATCACAGCTTTGGAATACGGAATGCCCCCTACAGGTGGTTTAGGTATTGGCATTGATCGGTTGGTGATGTTATTAACTGATTGTGCCAGTATTCGGGATGCGATCGCCTTTCCGTTACTAAAGCCAGAAGGCAGCGTAATTAAGCAATTTAGCTATAATCCCCAAACTCAAACACTGACTATTGAATTTGATAGTGGCAGTGTTTACGAGTATTTCAAAGTACCTCCAAGCGTCAAGCAAGAGTTAGACAATGCATCGTCCAAAGGTCAATACTTTAACAAATCCATTAAAGGCAAATTTAAGCATGAACAATTAAGTTAA
- a CDS encoding DUF1815 family protein, which translates to MFLRLAHQHRQFVQDLVMNLQALAIVLERRGYPASCYTCGDQMNSASFMVSLGDNHLIRFLVSDYGITWTEMRDDRELMKLEGAEAINQLQELANLVKQFTSASSGNKTLAKKC; encoded by the coding sequence GTGTTTCTGAGACTAGCGCATCAACATCGACAATTCGTCCAAGACTTGGTAATGAACCTACAAGCCTTGGCAATTGTACTAGAACGACGGGGATATCCTGCGTCCTGTTATACCTGCGGCGACCAGATGAATAGTGCTTCGTTTATGGTTAGCTTGGGCGACAATCACTTGATTCGATTCTTGGTATCCGATTACGGGATTACCTGGACTGAAATGCGAGATGACCGCGAGTTAATGAAATTAGAGGGTGCAGAGGCAATTAATCAGTTGCAAGAACTGGCTAATCTTGTCAAACAATTTACATCAGCTAGTTCAGGTAATAAAACCCTGGCCAAAAAGTGCTAG
- a CDS encoding DUF2839 domain-containing protein, producing MGEAKRRKTTLGDNYGQDTRILPWVPITKTQSQQFMELTTRSTWFCIGAIVVAWITIRFIGPAFGWWEVV from the coding sequence ATGGGTGAAGCAAAGCGTCGTAAAACTACACTGGGAGATAACTATGGTCAAGATACACGCATCTTGCCTTGGGTTCCCATCACCAAAACCCAATCTCAACAGTTTATGGAGTTGACTACTCGTAGTACCTGGTTCTGTATTGGTGCGATCGTCGTCGCCTGGATAACTATCCGTTTTATCGGTCCTGCCTTCGGTTGGTGGGAAGTAGTCTAG
- a CDS encoding ATP-dependent DNA helicase has product MIEAEVHLSLHNFLRSQAGFPSWPHHLTMARLVARALRLGRSALIQVGAVSGYQGRYRTSFVASALMWHGPVIIVASAAVQQRLLQVEIPRLQPWLQANKPIRTGETWPGNDFQGLLLTSPEAWLKGQFTSADSFPPGIPTIIDGVDDLEDWVRDQLTQDIQPHDWDQLMLACPDQAEIIRSTRAQLTHKLFQHPANPYQCYLISQAEVEILSDLYSQLESVETLPNPWKDFWQQFSTSNENLPPSNLFWATIARRQGLFSLHYTPIELGESLRVIWQRQPVVLIGSALEPETEAPLFRQRLGLDDVTCLKFSNDHQGTAIQLYVPHKLPLPNTPEFQAAFIHKVRTLLCLSAAAPGLTVVLVGDVPLKAQVGAILASEFGSRVQVEKTCLDENGILISGWEFWRSHQSVLPAPHLLIIATLPLPSLENPLVAGRVAHYKRSHQDWFRLFLLPAALSELQRAIAPVRESQGIVALLDSRVVNRSYGAQVLAVLSPLARINYLDPSLFSQPNDEDPG; this is encoded by the coding sequence GTGATTGAGGCTGAAGTTCATTTGTCACTACATAACTTCCTGCGATCGCAGGCGGGGTTTCCTTCCTGGCCCCATCATTTAACGATGGCACGGTTGGTAGCACGCGCCTTGCGTCTGGGACGTAGTGCCTTAATTCAAGTGGGGGCGGTTTCTGGCTATCAAGGTCGTTATCGCACGAGTTTTGTGGCATCGGCTTTGATGTGGCATGGCCCTGTAATTATTGTCGCCTCAGCAGCAGTACAGCAACGTCTCCTGCAAGTGGAAATTCCTCGTCTTCAACCGTGGTTACAAGCGAATAAACCCATTAGGACAGGTGAAACTTGGCCAGGAAATGATTTTCAAGGATTACTCCTCACTTCTCCGGAAGCTTGGTTAAAAGGGCAGTTCACTTCTGCTGATAGTTTTCCTCCAGGTATTCCCACAATTATTGATGGGGTAGATGATCTAGAAGATTGGGTACGTGATCAGCTTACCCAAGATATTCAACCCCATGATTGGGATCAACTCATGTTAGCTTGTCCCGACCAAGCCGAAATAATTCGCTCTACACGGGCGCAGCTAACACATAAACTTTTTCAGCATCCAGCTAATCCATATCAGTGCTATCTCATTTCCCAGGCAGAAGTAGAGATTTTAAGTGATCTATATTCACAACTGGAGTCGGTGGAAACATTACCAAACCCCTGGAAAGATTTTTGGCAGCAATTCTCTACCAGTAATGAAAATCTCCCCCCATCTAATCTCTTCTGGGCAACGATCGCCCGTCGTCAAGGGTTATTTTCTTTACACTACACCCCGATTGAATTAGGCGAAAGTCTCAGAGTTATTTGGCAGAGGCAACCAGTGGTATTAATTGGTAGTGCCTTGGAACCAGAAACTGAAGCCCCATTGTTTCGTCAGCGTTTGGGTTTAGATGACGTAACTTGTTTGAAGTTTTCTAATGATCATCAAGGGACTGCTATCCAATTGTATGTCCCCCATAAGTTGCCTTTACCCAATACCCCAGAGTTTCAAGCCGCATTTATTCACAAGGTTCGGACACTGCTTTGTCTGAGTGCCGCCGCCCCAGGTTTAACGGTGGTATTGGTGGGAGATGTGCCACTGAAGGCTCAAGTAGGTGCTATTTTGGCTTCTGAGTTTGGTTCACGGGTGCAGGTTGAAAAAACTTGTTTGGATGAGAATGGGATTTTAATCAGTGGCTGGGAATTTTGGCGATCGCATCAATCGGTTTTACCAGCACCCCATCTATTAATTATTGCCACTTTACCGTTACCATCTTTGGAAAATCCCCTGGTGGCTGGTAGAGTTGCTCATTACAAGCGATCGCATCAAGATTGGTTTCGGTTATTTTTGTTACCAGCAGCTTTAAGTGAATTACAACGAGCGATCGCACCAGTTCGAGAAAGTCAAGGTATTGTGGCTTTACTAGATAGCCGTGTAGTTAACCGGAGCTATGGCGCGCAAGTCCTGGCTGTTCTCAGTCCTTTGGCACGTATTAATTACCTTGATCCCAGCCTCTTTTCCCAACCTAATGACGAAGATCCCGGCTAA
- a CDS encoding tetratricopeptide repeat protein encodes MKQRHLLPGCYALLFISLLSPTVARAGDITQQLHRPVSSSSRRQSREQADILLRIGEQQYASGFADKAVTSGLSALEIYHAIGDVKAQGLIYDLLGMSYIQLNRLKEAEDALRRRLAIARDTKDFQGQIFGLNNISTLLLQKGEPIAAGKTSEEALTIARHVKNIEGEGLSLNNLGLAAVRVGEYNKAIILYETALNFRRQTGDSVGEANTLNNLGDAYLEARNYPDTIGTYGAALRIAQTSGDRTNQLRAIDGLVFAHSHVGRYQRAFDLLEQRLTIAQELQSLREELKSFESYAHLYEQLNDYSTARNFYERAIILAKTLEDSKQEVQLIDKLTQMLKR; translated from the coding sequence ATGAAACAACGGCATTTATTACCAGGGTGTTACGCTTTACTTTTTATTAGTTTACTGAGTCCGACAGTGGCGCGTGCTGGTGATATTACGCAACAACTCCACCGCCCTGTGAGTAGTTCAAGTAGGCGACAATCTAGAGAACAGGCGGATATATTGCTGCGGATCGGTGAGCAACAATATGCTTCGGGATTTGCTGATAAAGCTGTGACATCAGGTTTATCAGCATTGGAAATTTATCATGCCATTGGTGATGTCAAGGCGCAAGGACTAATTTATGATTTGCTGGGAATGTCTTATATTCAGCTAAATCGCCTCAAAGAAGCGGAAGACGCTTTGCGCCGACGTTTAGCGATCGCTCGTGATACAAAAGACTTTCAAGGTCAAATTTTTGGCTTAAATAATATCAGCACCTTGTTACTGCAAAAAGGTGAACCCATAGCCGCAGGTAAAACCAGTGAAGAAGCGCTGACAATTGCGCGTCATGTTAAAAATATTGAAGGTGAAGGATTATCTTTAAATAACTTAGGTTTGGCAGCAGTCAGAGTTGGAGAGTATAACAAAGCAATTATACTCTATGAAACGGCGCTCAATTTCCGCCGTCAAACTGGTGATAGCGTCGGTGAAGCCAATACGCTGAATAATTTAGGTGATGCCTACTTAGAAGCCAGAAATTATCCTGATACAATTGGCACTTATGGGGCAGCATTACGAATTGCTCAAACAAGCGGCGATCGCACTAATCAATTACGCGCAATTGACGGTTTAGTATTCGCCCACAGTCATGTAGGACGTTATCAGCGTGCTTTTGATTTACTCGAACAACGTTTAACAATTGCCCAGGAATTACAAAGTCTTCGAGAAGAATTAAAATCTTTTGAATCTTATGCTCATTTATACGAGCAGCTAAATGATTACTCAACAGCTCGTAATTTCTATGAACGGGCAATAATATTAGCAAAAACCCTTGAGGATAGCAAACAAGAAGTGCAATTAATTGATAAATTGACTCAAATGCTGAAGCGGTAA